TGGGTTCGCCACTCGCGTTGATTTCCGCAGGAGCTGTGGAAGGAGGGGGAGATTCGGGTGACTGGCCCTGGCTTTGCAGGAAGGCCCCGAACCCATCTGCCGGGGAAAGTGTTTCGGCGGGCGCCGGCTTTTCTTCAGGCTTGCTGACGGGAGGGGCTGTTTTCAATGCCTCCGGTTTGGCTGCCTCCGCCCCCGTCCAGGCATCCACGGTGGTCCAAGCATCGGCCATGCCTGCTCCCGAGCGTGTGACGCTGGAGGCAGTGACCCGGCGTTTATGCACGGTGAGATGCACGCCGCACTTTTTGCAGAACGTGTAAACGACGAGGCGCGGCTCATACTGCGCCGCGCCACAAGACGGACACACCACTTCGATCAGGTGTTTAGGCGGTGTGGGAAGTTTGCTGGACTTCGAGCCGAAGAACCTCCCGAACACTCGGTTTTAGCGGGTTAAGGTTGTGGTTTTGGGCCGCCGGCGAAGGCAGGCTTCGTCTCGGCCTTCTTGCCGACCTGAGACTGACCCATGAAGGTGGCGCCTTCTTCGATGGCAAGGGTGCCCGCAGCGATGTCGCCGACGAGGATGGCGTTGCTCTTGAGCTCGCAACGTTCCGCGACGGTGATGTTGCCTTCGACCTTGCCGAAAATGATGACGGAGCGGGTTTTGACCTCGCCTTTGATGAGAGCATTTTCGCCAACGGTGAGGCTGCCGTCGGAGATGACTTCGCCTTCGATTTTGCCGTCAATGATGAGGTCGTGGGAGAATTTGATGGAGCCTTTGATTTCGACGTCGTTCGCGAGAACGTTTTTACTGGTGGTCATGACGGGAGCTGAGTGAGTACGTTGAGGTTGTGCAGCGGGAGCGGATGCGGTGGAGAGAATGGGTGCGCGCTCGGCTGCGGGAGCCGGTGCGGATGCCTCGGAACGCCTGTCTTCCTTTTGCCCTTCGGGTTGTCCTATGATTTGCCTTAACATGAGGTTGAAAATATAGCTGGTTATCAAGTTCAGTGTCAATCTTTGGCTTGCTTATTTTTTGTGAGTTTGATGTAACGGGATTGTTTGATGGGGTTGCATGGCGTGAGTTTTGCGGCTGTGTCGAGTCATGATGGAATCTGTGTTCATCACAGCCGTGGAGACGGTCTGTGCGCTTGGTTTGAAGGTGGAGGAGTGTCTGCTGGTGATGCGTGAGCGTCGTGGCTGGCTGGTACCTTTGGGGGGGCGCATGCGGGGGCTGGAGGAGTTTGACTCCTTGCCTGTGGGGCTGCTGCCATCACACGAACTGGTGAAAGGCCGGCGTTATGGCGCCGCGAGCAATGCTGCAGTGCAGGTGGGACGCGAGGCGGTGCGGCGTGCGGGCTGGACGCAGCAGGCGGTGGGTGAGTCCTGGCTGTTTGCCGCCAGCAGCCGTGGCAACGTGGGAGAAATACTGGGTTCCAATGCATGGCGCAGGCCTGTGCGCAAGTTCAGTGCCAGCAACACGATGCACAGTGAGATTGCGGCGGCGGTGAGCGTCGAACTGGGGATTCGCGGCCCGTGGCAGATGGTTTCGAACGGCTGCTCCTCCGGGCTGGATGCGCTGGGCATGGCCTGGATGGCCGTGGCTTGTGGCCTGGCTCCGAGGGCGGTGGTGGTGGCGGTCGATCTGCCGCTGGTGTCGGAGCTGCTGCGGGATTTCCGGGATACGGGGCTGCTTTCCAGCACAGGTCTGAATGATCCTTTTGCCCTCGGTGCGAAGGCCGGGGAAGCGGCCACCTGCGGTTTTTTGCCAGGCGAGGCCGCCGTGGCGGTGACGCTGGAGCGTGGCGATGCCAACCGCCGCCTGTGCCGCTTTGAGCATTACACCGCGAACAGCGATGCCTGCGACATGCTCAGGATGCCTGAGGACGGCGGTGGCATACCGGACTGCGTGCGCTCAGCTTTGAATGCAGGAGACCGCCGCAAAGTGGTGGCGCTGTGTCCGCATGCGACGGGCACACTGAATCATGCCCGGGTCGAGCCGCTGGCGCTGCTGCGCGCCCTGGAGGGCAGGGATGTCCCGCTTGTGCCGCTGAAACCTCACACCGGCCATACGCTGGGGGCCAGCGGTCTGCTTGATGTGGCGTTGCTGGCCGCCTGCATGGCGGAAGGCTGGCTGCCGGCGGTGCTGCCAGGTCTGACGCCGCCAGCGTGCGGCCTGCGGCTCAATGAAGCGGCGCTGAAGGTCGTTGCGGGGGACCGGGTGATCAAACTGGCCTCCGGCATGGGCGGGCACAATGCGGCGGTGTCTCTGGCGGTGGTGTAAAAGCGAAGAGCGTAGGGCGGAGAGCGAAGAGACACGTCCTGGTCTTTGCGCGTCGTTGAACGACTCGTAACGCTTTGCTCTTGGCCCTCTGCTCCTCTTGCCGCTTTCCCGCTTGGCACCGGCGGTGGATTCGCGACAGTCGCGCACCGCATGACCCGGCTGCCGCTTTCGATCTCCATCATCTCGCTCAACGAGGAGGCCAACCTCCGCCGCTGCCTCGCCAGCGTGGTGGATCTGGCGCAGGAGATCGTAATCGTCGATTCCGGCTCCACCGACCGCACGGCGGTGATCGCCGAGGAGTTCGGCGCAAAGTTCGTGCATCAGGACTGGCTGGGCTACACGGCGCAGAAGAATCACTGCCTCGCATTCTGCTCGCAGCCGTGGATTCTGGCGCTGGACTGCGATGAAGAACTCACGCCCGAGCTGCGCGGCTCGATCCAGCGCTTCTTCGAGAATGGCGATCACGAAAAATTCGATGGCGCGTGGATGCCTCGCCTCGTCTGGTTCATGGGCCGCTGGATTCATCATGGCGACTGGTATCCCGACCGCAAAGTGCGTCTCTTCCGTCGGGGCAAAAGCCGCTGGGCCGCCGATGGCGGCGGGCAGGTGCATGAGCGGCTCGATGTCGATGGGCCCTGCACCACGTTGCAGGGTGATCTGCTGCACTACTCGTTCAAGAACATCGAGCACTACCTCGTGAAGCACGTGCAGTATTCCACCGTGTTCTTGCAGACGCAGCAGGGCAAAGGGAAGCGCTGGTCCCTGCTGCACACGCTGTTCCGGCCTTGGTGGCGCTTTGTGCGGGCCTACGTGTTCAAGCTCGGCTTCCTCGACGGCTTTCCTGGCTTCTGGATCGCCGTGGCCACGGCCTTCTTCACCCTGGACCGCTACAGCCGCCTGTTTGAGCACGAGGTAGAGAAGATGAAACGCGAATGAGCACGAATGGCCGCGAATTTTCACGAATGAGCATGCCCGCTTGCGGCATTCGCGACGATTCGCGTTCCTGACCTTGAAATCATCTCCAAGACCGCATGAAGCTGGCCCTGATCCATCCGCAAATCATCCGCAGCACTGCGGTGGAGACCTTCCTCATCGAGTTCGCGAGGCGTCTCGTGGCGGCGGGGCATGAGCTGACGTACATCACCACGCTCACCACGCCGCAGATCGGCGCGGCGCTGCCGGGGCGCTGGGAACTGCTGCCGCGCCTGCGTGGTTCGGCCACGCTGCGCCTGTGGCATTTCAACCGCCTCGCCCCGCGTGCGGCGATGGAGGCGGGCGTGGACTTGAGCATCGGCTTTGGCCGCACCTGCGTGCAGGACATCCACCGCAACGGCACCGGCTGCCACCGGCTCTACGGCAATCTGCTGCCGCTCTGGCAGCGCTACAGCGTGAGGCACCTCTACGAGCTGCATCTGGAGCGCCGGCTCTACACTGGCGGGGAAACCCTGCGGTTCGTCACCAGTTCCGCCCGTGTCGCCTCGCAGTTGCAGGGCATTCACGGCACCGATGGCGGTCGCTTCCACGTTTTGGCACCACCCGTCGAGACGCAGAGCTTCAAACCGGCCGAAAACCGCGCCAACACGCGCGAAATCCTCTGCCGCAAGCTGCAAACCGATCCCGCGAAGCCCGTGCTGCTGTTCATCTCCCTCAGCCACCGCCGCCGCGGCCTGGAGCCGCTGCTGGAGGCCATGAAAAGCATCGATGCCACCCTCTGGATCGCCGGAAAGGGGCTGAATGCCGCGCAGCGTGATTTCATCCAGCGCCATGGTCTCGCGGCGAAAATCCGTGGCGTGCCCGTCACGATGAATCTCGTCGAGTTGTACCAGTCCGCCGACTGGTTCGTGCATCCCACGCAGTACGACGCCTTTTCCAACACCGTGCTGCAAAGCATGGCCTGCGGCCTGCCCGGCATCGTCTCCGTCATGGACGGTGCCGTCGATCACATCCGCAACGGTGAAAACGGCTTCATGCTCTACCACCCGCAGCAGCCGCAGGAACTCGCCTCACGCGTCCAGGAGGCGCTCGATCTCGGCGAGACGGCGTGGCAGTCGCTTTCCACCGCCGCCCGCGAAACCGTCCTGCCGCTGACTTGGGAACGGCACATGACGGCGTGGGCGGCTTTGATGGGCTCCTAACGTCCCGGATCAGGCGACGGCGAGCGGGACGCCACGATTGCAACCGCGACACTCGCGCCGGGTTCGCTGCAGCGCATGGTTAGCGCCGCTGGTGTGTCATAACTCAATGCAGAACATCCGGTGACGCAGCAGGAGCGCAATACTCTGCTGGCACTATCCAAACCTCGGGATGCAGACCACCAACTCCGCCCTTCGAGATACGAGTGCATCGTGGGTCACCATACCAAAGTGCGAGATGGTCTTCCGCTGCGCCGCCATCCTCGTCAGTGCCGACGACTACCGCTAGCAAGCCATCGTGCTCGATGAAGTCTCCTCTCTTGAATGTGCTCATAGCGTGTGAAGCGGCCTAACGACCCAAGCTCAGCGACCCGGCCCACGAGGGCGTTCGATTGCAACCGCGAGGCGATGGCCGGGTTCGCTGCAGCGCATGGTTAGCGGATAATCTCTGTCTAATCTCATCTCGTTTCCCTTGCTGCAAGAGTAACCAAAGCTCAAGTGCCACGTCACGCGTAACGTCCCGACGCTCGCAAATATCCTCGGACTGGTGAGTGAAGATGACCAAGCCACTCTCATAAACATCCACAGTCCAGCCGTCGTCATCTGAAAGCCAAGTGCTCGGGTGCTCCATGTCTGGCGTATCTAACTCGGCCAATGCTGCACGCATCTCCTCAACTGTCGGATTATCAGGCCCTCCGCCCCACCGAGTCTCAAGACCGGTGTCCACGGTAGAAGATGGGCTGCGCTTGCGAGGCGGGGAAGGAACTGGCGGCGCGGTGCAAAAGGGACAAAAATCTTCGGAGGCGGGTCGCGAGCGTCCGCAAGCTCTGCATACTTTTTCGAGGGTGGCCATATCCGCCTAACAGTGTGGATGGTTAACAGATTGCGAGGTTTGTCAGCAGCTTTATAGCCAACGATTTTGTCGGAAAAGTACGGGCTGAGGCGCTCATGGGTGTCGTTTTACCCTCCTATGCCGTTGCTGGGCAACAAAAATGTGGCTTTGCAACGGCATAGGAGGGTAAATTCCATGTGTGAATATTCCAAACCCCCAACCCAAACTGGAGGAACGGCTGCGCATGACGTGGCTGAGGGAGGAGCGGACAGGCTGCGCAGCCGCGAAGCGAATGCCCGCGCTGCCTTCGACGGTGGCGGTGCAACGGGGCTACTTCTTCTTCAAGATGACGTCGCCGAGGCTGAACATGGGGCCGTAGATGGCGTAGATGAGGAAGCCGACCATGATGCCGAGAATGAGCATCGTGAGAGGTTCGATCATCTTGTCGAGAGTGGCGGCGAGGTTGTCGAGCTCCTCCTCGTAGTCGTCGGCGATTTCGGCGAGCATTTCGGTGCCGGAGCCGGTTTCGGAGGCGAGTTCGATGAGGCCACAGAGATTTCGAGCGTCCGGGCCGAGCCAGTGGGCCTCCATGAGGAAGGCTTCATGCAAGGTGCGGCCGACGGCGATGTGCTCGCGCAGGCGGACGAACAATTCCTTGTAGTGGTAGTGCCAGCTTGCCTGGGCGGTGATGTCGAGCGCGCTGGAGAGGCGCACGTTCGACTCGGTGAGCATGGAGAGGGTGCGGAAGCCGGTGGCGGCGGCGGATTTGCGGACGAGGACGCCGACGACGGGGATCTTGAGAAAGAGATCCTGCATGGGCCGGAGGGAGCTGATTTTGCCCCAGTTCTTGAAAAAGAAGTACAGGCCGACGAAAGGAAGGATGGCCATGTAGGGCCGGTGGATGAAGAGATCGGACAGGGCGATGAGAACCTTGGTGCCCATGGGCAGCTCGGTTTTGAAGGAGCTGAAGAGCTTGGCCATGGCGGGCACGAGCGTGAAACTCATGACGATGACGACGGCGACGCCGAGCACGATGACGACGGCGGGGTAGATGAGGCCGCCTTTGAGTTTCTTGATGACCTTGGAGGATTTTTTTTGTGAGACGGCGATGCGCTTGCAGACCTTGGAGAGCTGACCGGCCTCCTCACCGGCGAGGATGAGGGAGAGCATGTCATCCGGGAAGAGCTTGGGGAACTTGGAGATGGCGTCGCTGAATTTGTCGCCCACGGAGATGGCATGGACGACCTCGGCGATCATGCCTTTGTAAACGGCGGATTTGACGCGGTTGGTCTGGAGCAGGAGGGCCTTGGTGAGCGAGATGTTGCGCTCAAGGCAGCGTCCGAGGCCGGAGAAGAAGGCGGCGCTGTCGTCGGTGGTGGGCCCAGGGCTGGTGAGGCGGTGGAGTTTTTCATCGACGCCAGTGATGGACAGGACGGTGGTGGTCTCGTTGGGGGCGACGCCCGCGCCAATGAGGGCTTTTTCATCGGTATCCGTCTCCACGAGGGCCTCGCAGGACTTGCCGGAGTGGACGTTGGTGATTTTGACTTTTTTGAGCATGGGAGTTGGAAAAGCTGAAATTTGAAAAGCTGAAAGCTGAAATGAATTTCTGTTTTTTGATTTCTATTTTCTGCTTTGGGCCTCACGGCGGCAGGGTGCGGAGGTCGGTGATGAGACGCGGACGGTAGGCGGTGAGGGTGAAGGAGGCGCCGGCGGTTTCGGTGGCGGGATTCTGCGAGAGGTTCACGATTGCGGTGCAGAGCGCGGTCTCCATGACGACGCCGTTGATGGTGGTGAGGCCGCTTTCGATGAACGTGGGGCTGCCGAAGACAGCCTGCTGAAGGAGGGCGTTCTGCGCCTGGGAGGGCATGAGCGCGGTGATTTGCACGGTGGAAAGACCGAGCTGCCAGAGACGCACCATGTTTTCTTGGTAGTTGCGCGTGACGGCGACACGGGTGGCCAGCTCCTCCTGCAGCATGAGCGTGGAAGAGAGGCTGACCATGGCGGTGGTGCCGATGGAGATGATGGCCCCGGCGGCGAGCACCTCGATGAGGGTGTAGCCCGCTCTTCGAGCGGTTGACCATTGTTGACGATGGTTGAGGCCGCTGCGCGGCGTTGACGGTGGTTTGGTAAACCACCGCAAACAACGGTCAACCATCGTAAACAACCGTAAACTCTGCTGTCGGGTGTTCTTCATGGTGGGGCGACGGGAAGGAAGTAGGACTCCAGCCACGCATCACGCGGCAGGAAGGTGGCAAAGGCGGGGCCGCTGTTGGTGGCGGCGGGGACGGCGGGATCGCTGTCGCCGGTGAAGAGAAGGCGGCTGGGATTGGTGCCACCGGCGGCACGGCGTTTGACCGTCCAGTTGGTCATGACACCACCGATCCAGCGCACGGTGCGTGTCAGCGCATTGGGCATGTTGAACATGATGCTCTGGAATTCGTTTACGAGGACGCAGCGCCAGCGGAACTCGGTGCCGCTGATGGGATTGTTGACCCAGGAGAATTCGACGGGGCGGCCGTTGTCGTCCTGGAAGGCGAGGACATGGCGGCGGTTGTTCTCGCGCTCGAAGCGGACGTCACGCACCCAGCGCCCCTTGGCGCCGTTGGGCATGACGGTGATGATGACGGGCTTCAAGGAGGCCGCATTTTCAAAGGCGGCGGCGTTGCTCTGACCGACGAAGATGATCTGATCGACGACGCCATAGATACGCATGTTTTTGAGATAGGCGCTGTCGAGCTTGATGAAGAGCACCTTCAGCTTGTCATCGTAACCGGAAGGCCAGCCGGGCGGTGTGTAGGTGGGGTTCTTCTGTTCGGCGATCCAGTAGGCCTCGGTGGCGGAGTTGAAAACGCCGGACACGTCGATGGTGATGGTGGCGGTGCGGCCTGCGGCGGCCTCGCGATCCTGGAAGTGCCAGAGGGAGTTGTCGGGGTTGTCGTCATTGCGCACGACTTTGAGGTAGCCGAGGTGACGGCGGTCGCCGCTGCCACCGATGGGGCCGGTAGTGCTGGGAACGACGGGCATGTTGGATGGCATCAATGGATTGCCATTCATGTCCGTGCCATAAACGGGGTAGGGGATGGAGGGCGGCTCCGCCGCCGCATGCGACTGGATGTAGAGCGACTTCGTACGGAAGGGAAGCTGCAACGGGCTGGGCGTGCTGCTGACGAAGAACGAAGGCGGATGACGCACGACGGTGCGGCCTTCGACGGTCCAGTGGGCGTTATGTCCGGCGCTGCCGGAGCCGGCATTGCGGTAGATGTCGAGTTCGGTGCCGATGCTGTCGGGTTTGCGATAGACGCAGAAGACATCGCCATTGAGCACGGGCGGCATGGTTTTGAGGAACTGCCAGGCGTTGTAGTCGTCGATGTTGCCGGCGACACCGGAGGAGGGACGTGCAAGCTGCTCGACGGTGAGGTACGAGGCGCCTGGACGCAGACCGGTGTGGTTGAAGGGAAACACGGTGGTCATGCCGCCCGCCGTGCTGGTGGAGGTGTACACGTTGAGATTGTTCCAACCGTTGACGGTGTTGAAGCCGCCGATGTCGCTGCCGAGAACGGTGTTTTGAGCAGCGGCCATCGTGCCGTTGCGCTCGAAACCCTTGTCAGTGATGCACTGCCAGCTGAGGAGGCGTGAGCTCTCGACACCGATGCGGCGTTTGGTGATGTCCTCCAGATAACTGACCTGCGCGGCCCGTGTGCTCATGAGGGTAACCCAGGAAGAGACAAAGATGCCGCTCACAATCATGAGCATGAGCGCCGCTGCCATGAGGGCGCCGCGTGTGCTGCGATGAGAGTGGCGTGGGATGCGCATGAGGTGGATTCAAAGGGCCGGGAACATCGGCACGGTGAACATGAAGGCGGTGCGCCCGGCCATTTGGTTGTAGGCCTGGCGCGGATCGCTGGTGGCAAAGGTGTTCGCCACCGGGCCGAGATGGCGCGCGGCGGGATCCGGCCACCAGATGAAATAGAAGGGGCGTTCCGAGGCACGCTTGAAGCGTTCGATGGTGGCGGGCGTCTCCCGCAGCGCGAGACGTGTGGCACGTTCGAAAGTGATGAACAGCGGCGTGAAGCCATCACTGGCCCACTGGGTGGTGTTGGTGGGATTCGGCACGGATGGCGAAAAAAACACCTCGTAACCGCCCATGTAGCTGAGGGTGGATGGCGTGGTGCTCGTGGCAGAGTCGGCGTAGCGTTTCACCGAGGCAAAAGTGCCGTTCGGCTCGGTGGTTCCGGTGAAACGGATGATGTCGATGTCGTAAATGGCGTTCACCTTGAGATAACCGGCATACTTGCTGTAACCGAGCACGAAGATGCTGGCGTTCTGCGGCACCGCCGTGCCGTCATTGAGCGGATTGCGGTAGTCGCGGTACAACGTGTCCGGCACGCTGGCGTTGGTGATGATGTGGACACGAAATTTCTGCGGTGTGTCGAGTTCTTCATGCAGCGCCGGGTTGTAGGCGATGATGGACGGCCTCCAGGTGTTCATGCCATCGCGCGGCAGACAGAAAACGGTGGTGGCGCTGAGCGTGTCAGTCACGAATTGCTCGCGCAGCTCCTCCGCCTGTGACAGCGCGCCGTATTGAGGTGCCATGGCGGTATTGAGAGTGGCGCTGGAGAGACCGTAAAAATTCTGCATGCGGGCGGTGCCCAGCGGCACGGTGACGATGGAGGAGACGCTCGGCTGACTGCGCACAATGGTGCCGTAGGAAACGACGGCCCCGCCGATGACCACGGCGGAGAGCGCGAGCACCAGCAGGAGTTCCACGGAGGTGAAGCCCCCCGGCTGATGGACGCGACGGTTCATTTGGGCGCAGGCGTTGGATTGCCGAAGAGCATGCGGACCACGGATTCAACGGCGGGCGAGGGCGGTGGTGCGGCCGGTGGCGGTGTCTCCACCGGTTTTTGCGGAGCAGCGGCCTGCACGGGCGGCGGCGTGACCGGCCCTTTCACTGTCTGCGGCTGCGGTGGCGTGGTGGCAGGAATGGGATCCTCCGGGACGGCTTCCGCGCGCAGCGGTTGCGGCTCGGCGGCAGGCGTTGCTGGCGGGGCATTCTGCTGACGGGACTCAAGATCGTGCAAAGGGAGATCCATCGTGGCATTGGCCCCCTTGGTGTTTTGCCCTTCCTCTTCGGTCTGGCCGAGCATCTGGTAGCGCACCTTGGGGGAGATGTTGATCGGAATGATCATGAGCTTCGGTGGCAGGCCGGTGGCGCGCTTTTCCTGCCAGGCGAGTTCGATGTACTGCGAGGTGATGTTTTTTACTTTCAATTCCACCAGCTGTTCCGGCAGCACGGGCGGCACGACACCGCCGGTTTCGAGAATGATGTTTCCCAGCAGCACGCGCATGCGTCCGTCCTGCATGCGCTTTGTGCCCACCACAGGGAGTTTCAACAACTTGTCACGAACGCGGTTTTCCTCGGTGTCACCGGGCGCCAGGCGGTTCTGCGCCTCGGATTCGGATTCAAAGGGATTGTGTTCCTCTGGTTTGACGTTTTCAGGCGTCTTCTCATCCGGCAGGACCAGTTGGTATTGCACACGCTTTTCGCCTTCCTCTCCCACGACTGCCTCCTGGGCATGGAGGCAGGGAGCCATGATCGTGCAGATCAGGCAGGAGAGCAGAATCAGTCTGTAAATGCGGTTCATGGGTTAGGATTTTTTGGCTTTGTCCTTTTCCTTGGCCGCTTTCTCCTTGGCCTTGATCTTGTCGGCATCTGCGGCGGCGAGATCAAAGATGGGGGTTTCAAAGGAGACCTCCATCTTCAACTGGCGTCCGGTGCTGCCGCCGGTGATCTGCACCACTTTCATGCGTGCCGTAGGCAGGCGGCGTTCGATGTCGCCCAGCCAGTTGAGCACCTTGGCATATTCTTCCTCGATGGTGAGCGTGGTGAGGACGGATTTTGGGATGAGTTTGTTCCCTGCGGCCATTTTCAACTCGGTCTTGCGTTCGCGCACGAGATTGATGCCACGTTCACGCAGACTCAGCTCGATGGTTTGTTCCGCCTCCTGCTGGGTTTGCACGCGGTCAATCGCCGGCAGCCAGGAACGCAGGAAGCGGCGCACATCCTCGGTGTCCGTTTTGAACATGGCGGTTTCGATCTCGGCGGTGGAGCGCTCGGTTTCGGCGGTGACGGCGGCGTTTTCGGCTTCCTCAGCAGCGGCGCGTGTGGTGCCCACCGTGTTGTGGATGATCTGCGCGGTGTAGGTCATCGCGCCGATGATCAGCAGCAGGAAGACGCAGGCGAGTTGTTTCGGGTTCATGGCAGAAGGGCGAAGTTGAGGAGGTTATTCCGTCTGGCGCACGAGCGTGGAGTGGTACTCGACGACATCGTCGTTTTTGGTCTGCTGCGGCGAATAGGAGCGGTAGAGAAGCTGGCCGAGTGCGGATTCGATGGCGGCAAGTTCGTTGGACACTTTGGAGCCGTTCAGATGAATCGTGAGCGCGATGTTGGCAGGCACCTGCTCACTGCGTTCGAGGGCCACCTGGGTGATGCGCGTCTCCGTTTGCACGGCACGGGCGATCTTGACGGCGATGGGCTGGATGTTGCGCGCGCCTTCCATCCACTGGGCGACCTTCTCCGCCTTCGTGGCCTCGGATTCGAGATCCGACATTTCGTTTTTGAAGGAGTCACGCTGGGCTTCACTGAGTTTCTGGCGCTCCTCGGCTTCTGTTTTCTGCTTGAGGGCACGTTTGTAGTTGAAGTAATCCATCGTCATCACGTAGGCGCTGCCGACCAGCGCCACGTAAAAGATCACCGGAATCGCGCGGAAGGTCGAGGGCAGACGGCGCGAGGTGTCGGTGCGCGGCGTCTTGAAATCGTGGCAGAGGTATTCGTTCATGGGGTGCGGTTGGATCAATGTTCGCCAATGATGGTCCAGAGCAGGTCATCCTGCGTGAGATCGGCGGCGCCGACCTTTTCGAGATGCAGCATCAGTTCAGTGCGGAATTTATTGTCATGGCCGTCGCCGACGAAATAAACCGGGCTGCCCTGCGGGACTTTGGTGAGCAGCGGGCTGATGATTTGCAACGCGGTTTCAACCGCCTCAGGCCCGAGGCCGCTGCGGCAGCGAATGTCGCGCCACTGGCCTTCCTGCTGTACCAGAACGGCCAGCGAACCTTCACACGCGGCGATGAGGACGAAATCCGTGGGGGTTCCGCCGGAACTCGCGCGGTAGATGCTCAGGATCGCATGCTCCAGCATGGAAAACAGGCCGCAGCAGACACGCCCAGGCTTCAGATTGACCGTTTTGAGCACGTCCTCGGTTACTTTGACCAGCGACTCTTCGACGGCGAGCAGGAGGCTCGCGGTGGTCTCGGGGTGATGGCAGATGGCGTAGCGTTTGCCACGATCATATTTGGGACCGAGCACGGCGCGCGGGTTGGTGCGCAGCAGGCTCACACAGTTGTCGCCACGCATGAGGTTGTTTTCGAGGCTGATGATGAACCGGTGGTTCACGGAAACAGAGCACCAGCCGCCTTCCACCATGCCACGCCATTCATCCCCGCGCTGCGGAGCGGCGTCGGCGAGTTCGCCCTCCTGCATGCCGCCCTCCTCGAACCGGCCGCGTTTGTTGATGGAACGCCAGCTCACGGAGCCGCGGCTGACGTTGATAAGAAGAGATTTGCGCGATTCAAAGCGTTTTCCCCACGGGACTGCGGAGTCGTCGGGGTCGGCTTTGAAAGCGGCGAAGCTCAAGACAGATTTGATTTCATCCAACAGCATAAATAGAAGTGAGTTGTTCTTTGGAAAGGAAGTCGTACACCTCATGTTCGGTGTAGCCGGTCTTGCGTGCGGTGGAAGGCTTCCAGCCGTCGGCCATGCGCATGTTCAAACAGCGCTCGAAGCTCACCATGCCGCGTGTGAATCCCGCCTCGAGCTCCTGGTCGAGGTTTTTGAATTCACCGCGGCGGATCATGCCGCACACGGAATCGTAGGGGAGCAGCAGTTCGTGAATGGGGAAGCGTTTGCCGCGGTTTTCATCAAACAGCAGGCGCTGGCAGAGAATGCCGCGGATGGAGTCTGCGAAAGAGAGCATGGCGTTCTCCATGCGGTCGCTCGGGATGAGCTTGAGATAGCGTTGCACCGTCTGTGCTGCCGAGGATGTGTGCAGTGTGGCGACGACGACGTGGCCGGTTTCCGCCGCCTGTAGCGCGATCTCTGCGGTCTCGCCGTCACGAATTTCTCCCACCAGAATCACGTCGGGCGCCTGACGAAGAGCGGCACGCAGGGATTTGTTGAAGTCGAGTTCATCCGTGCCGATCTCACGTTGCGAGACGAGCGAGGGAATGCCGGAAGGATAGACGAACTCGATGGGATCCTCGAACGTGAGCACATGCTCCTGCCGGCGCTTGGCCCGTTCGAGAATCATGGAGGCAATCGTGGTCGATTTACCGGAGCCGGTGGCACCACAGACCAGAAACAGACCGTTCTTTGCCTCCAGGAAAGCTTTGATGGCAGGCGGCGGCACCATGAGCTTGCTGATGTCCGGGATGCATTCGGGCAGCAGTCGCAGCACCCAGCGCGGACGACCACGCGTGACCATGCGGTTCACACGATAGCGGCGGGGGCCGAGCTGGAGGGCGTAGTCGATGCAGCCGGCGGTGAACTCCAGCGGGCGTTCCGGCTGGTAGATGAATGAGTCGTAGAACAGC
The window above is part of the Prosthecobacter sp. genome. Proteins encoded here:
- a CDS encoding glycosyltransferase family 2 protein, with amino-acid sequence MTRLPLSISIISLNEEANLRRCLASVVDLAQEIVIVDSGSTDRTAVIAEEFGAKFVHQDWLGYTAQKNHCLAFCSQPWILALDCDEELTPELRGSIQRFFENGDHEKFDGAWMPRLVWFMGRWIHHGDWYPDRKVRLFRRGKSRWAADGGGQVHERLDVDGPCTTLQGDLLHYSFKNIEHYLVKHVQYSTVFLQTQQGKGKRWSLLHTLFRPWWRFVRAYVFKLGFLDGFPGFWIAVATAFFTLDRYSRLFEHEVEKMKRE
- a CDS encoding polymer-forming cytoskeletal protein, with the translated sequence MTTSKNVLANDVEIKGSIKFSHDLIIDGKIEGEVISDGSLTVGENALIKGEVKTRSVIIFGKVEGNITVAERCELKSNAILVGDIAAGTLAIEEGATFMGQSQVGKKAETKPAFAGGPKPQP
- a CDS encoding type II secretion system F family protein — its product is MLKKVKITNVHSGKSCEALVETDTDEKALIGAGVAPNETTTVLSITGVDEKLHRLTSPGPTTDDSAAFFSGLGRCLERNISLTKALLLQTNRVKSAVYKGMIAEVVHAISVGDKFSDAISKFPKLFPDDMLSLILAGEEAGQLSKVCKRIAVSQKKSSKVIKKLKGGLIYPAVVIVLGVAVVIVMSFTLVPAMAKLFSSFKTELPMGTKVLIALSDLFIHRPYMAILPFVGLYFFFKNWGKISSLRPMQDLFLKIPVVGVLVRKSAAATGFRTLSMLTESNVRLSSALDITAQASWHYHYKELFVRLREHIAVGRTLHEAFLMEAHWLGPDARNLCGLIELASETGSGTEMLAEIADDYEEELDNLAATLDKMIEPLTMLILGIMVGFLIYAIYGPMFSLGDVILKKK
- a CDS encoding beta-ketoacyl synthase N-terminal-like domain-containing protein, translated to MMESVFITAVETVCALGLKVEECLLVMRERRGWLVPLGGRMRGLEEFDSLPVGLLPSHELVKGRRYGAASNAAVQVGREAVRRAGWTQQAVGESWLFAASSRGNVGEILGSNAWRRPVRKFSASNTMHSEIAAAVSVELGIRGPWQMVSNGCSSGLDALGMAWMAVACGLAPRAVVVAVDLPLVSELLRDFRDTGLLSSTGLNDPFALGAKAGEAATCGFLPGEAAVAVTLERGDANRRLCRFEHYTANSDACDMLRMPEDGGGIPDCVRSALNAGDRRKVVALCPHATGTLNHARVEPLALLRALEGRDVPLVPLKPHTGHTLGASGLLDVALLAACMAEGWLPAVLPGLTPPACGLRLNEAALKVVAGDRVIKLASGMGGHNAAVSLAVV
- a CDS encoding prepilin-type N-terminal cleavage/methylation domain-containing protein, whose product is MKNTRQQSLRLFTMVDRCLRWFTKPPSTPRSGLNHRQQWSTARRAGYTLIEVLAAGAIISIGTTAMVSLSSTLMLQEELATRVAVTRNYQENMVRLWQLGLSTVQITALMPSQAQNALLQQAVFGSPTFIESGLTTINGVVMETALCTAIVNLSQNPATETAGASFTLTAYRPRLITDLRTLPP
- a CDS encoding glycosyltransferase family 4 protein is translated as MKLALIHPQIIRSTAVETFLIEFARRLVAAGHELTYITTLTTPQIGAALPGRWELLPRLRGSATLRLWHFNRLAPRAAMEAGVDLSIGFGRTCVQDIHRNGTGCHRLYGNLLPLWQRYSVRHLYELHLERRLYTGGETLRFVTSSARVASQLQGIHGTDGGRFHVLAPPVETQSFKPAENRANTREILCRKLQTDPAKPVLLFISLSHRRRGLEPLLEAMKSIDATLWIAGKGLNAAQRDFIQRHGLAAKIRGVPVTMNLVELYQSADWFVHPTQYDAFSNTVLQSMACGLPGIVSVMDGAVDHIRNGENGFMLYHPQQPQELASRVQEALDLGETAWQSLSTAARETVLPLTWERHMTAWAALMGS